The sequence TGACCGGCACGTTGTTCTGCAGGGTCCCGTTGCCCGGGTTCGGGTTGGTCCCGCCCAGTGCCGCAGTCACTGCCGCATCGGCGTCGACGATGCCTGCACCGCAGCCGCCGCTGCATGCGCCCGGGAGGGGACGCACGGTGTTCTTGAGCAGGGTTTCAACCGCCGCCGGCGACAGCGCGGTCGGCGCGACCGACTGCACCAGCGCGACCACGCCGGCCACGTGCGGGGCCGCCATCGAGGTGCCGTTGTACGACGCATACGATGCGCTGCCCGGCACCGTGGTGCCGCTGTTGAGCGTGGACAGGATTGCCGCGCCCGGGGCCGAGACGTCGATGCCGGCACCGTAGTTGGAGAAGCTGGCGCGCGCGCCGGCCGAGGTGGTGGCCGCCACCGCGATCACGTTGGCGCAGTTGGCCGGCACCGCCGAGGACACGTTGGTATTGCTGTTGCCGGCCGCCACCACCACGGTGGTGCCGCGCGACACCGCGCCGTTGATCGCGTTCTGGTAGGTGGCCGAGCAGGTACCGCCGCCGCCGAGCGACATGTTGATCACTTCGGCCGGGTTGGCATTGGCCGGCACGCCGCTTACGGTGCCGCCCGAGGCCCACACGATCGCATCGGCGATGTCGGAGGTGTAGCCGCCGCACTTGCCCAGCACGCGCACCGGCACGATCTTGGCGTTGTACGCGGTACCGGCCACGCCGGTGCTGTTGTTGGTCACGGCGGCGATCGTGCCGGCCACGTGGGTGCCGTGCCAGCTCGAGTTCGAGGCCGGATAACCGGCGCCGCATTCGTTGGCGGCGTACCAGTCGCCTTCGTCGTTGGGGTTGCTGTCGCGGCCACCGCCGTCGCGCGCCATCGCCGCGTCGCTGATGAAGTCATAGCCGGGCAGGATGTTGGCATTGAGGTCGGCATGGTTGGTGATGCCGGTGTCGATCACGGCCACCACCACGCCGGTACCGGTGGCCTTGTCCCACGCCGGGCGCACGTTGATCGAGGCGTTGCTGGTACCGAAGCCCCACTGCTCGGACAGGCGGGCGTCATTGGGAGTCAGCGTGGCGCGCATCAGCTGGTCGACTTCGACGTATTCCACGTTCGGGTCGGCGGCCAGGCGGCGCATCAGCAGTTCCGATTCCGCTGCGTCCAGCGGGCGGTCGGCCTTGACCACGGTCGGGCCGATGGCCAGGGTGCGCAGCTTCTGCAGGCCCAGCGCGCGGCCCTGGGCGGCCGGAACCGCGGCGGCCGCCGCCTTCAGCGAGCTGGCCAGTACCGTCGGGGTCGCCACGTCGGTGGCGCCATCCTTGTATTTCACGATGAAGCGCTGGTGGGTCGGCGCGGAGGCCAGGCCACTGAGCTGTACGTCGCCGGCAAACGCCGGGGCGGCGAGCAGCAGGGTCGAAAGAACAGAACCACCGAGTACAACCAATGCACGCTGACGCAGACGCTGCGAATCATGAGACATCGGAATTCCCTTTAAGTCGTGAGGAGCCGTCGATGCGGCGAGGTGGGTTCGATGCAGCGCGGTGAAAGACGGCGTGTATCGAACCTGGAAGACGGATCGGTTTCCCCTGTGCAACCGCCCGACCCGGGACGCTAGTGGTTCGGTCCTGCCGCAACAATGTTTCAGCCCGCTTTCAGGCTTGTGAAAAGTCCGAATTGAGACTTTCCGGGTCAAGGGTTTGTGAATGTGAAGAAACTTTCGGGTAGGGAAAAGGTCAATGCGCGTGTAATCCGTGTCCTGCGTCACTGTCTTGTGCGTCATGTGCAGGACATCGTTTGCGCAACAATGGGTTAGGTGGGTTTGGATCGTTCTGACGCGGGGGTTATCGGGAAGGCTCCAGCCACGCAGGGCGTGGCTCTACCGGTGACCGACACAGTTCACAGGGGTGACCGACACGGCGGTAGAGCCACGCCCTGCGTGGCTGCTCGGCGACCCCAACGAAAAAGGCCCGCCTGTTGCCAGGCGGGCCCTTCGTTCATCACTGGATCGCTGGATCAGCCGTCCAGGCGCACCAGCCAGCCATGGCGGTCCGGCAGGCGGCCGTACTGGATGTCGGTCAGTTCCTTGCGCAGCGACATGGTCACTTCACCGGCCGGTGCGTTCAGGTCGCCCACCGAGAAGCCTTCGCCCTTGAGCTGGCCGATCGGGGTGACCACCGCCGCGGTACCGCAGGCGAACACTTCGGCGATCTCGCCCGAGGCCACGCCCTGCTTCCACTCGTCGATGCTGACCTTGCGCTCTTCCACCTTCATGCCGCGGTCGCGGGCCAGCTGCAGGATGCTTTCGCGGGTGATGCCTTCGAGGATGCTGCCGGACAGTTCCGGGGTCACCAGGGTGCCGTCCTTGTAGACCAGGAACACGTTCATGCCGCCCAGTTCTTCCAGGTACTTGCCTTCCACCGGATCCAGGAACAGCACCTGCGAGCAGCCCTGCGCCTGCGCCTTCTGCTGCGGCAGCAGCGAGGCCGCGTAGTTGCCGCCGCACTTGGCCGCACCGGTGCCGCCCTTGGCCGCACGTGCGTATTCGGTGGACAGCCAGATCGCCACCGGGGCCACGCCCTTGGCGAAGTACGGACCGGCCGGGCTGGCGATGACGTAATAACCAGCCTTCTGCGCGCCACGCACGCCAAGGAAGGCTTCATCGCCGATCATGAACGGACGGAAGTACAGGCTGGATTCGTCGGCCGACGGCACCCAGCTGGCATCCACCGCGATCAGCTGCTTCAGCGATTCGACGAAGATCTCCACCGGCAGTTCCGGCAGCGCCAGGCGCTGCGCCGAGCGCTGCAGGCGGCGGCCATTCGCGTCCGGGCGGAAGGTCCAGATCGAACCGTCGGCGTGGCGGTAGGCCTTGATGCCTTCGAAGATTTCCTGACCGTAATGCAGCACCGCGGCGGCCGGGTCCAGCTGCAGCGGGCCGTAGGCGCGCACGCTGGCGTCATGCCAGCCGGTGTCCTTGTCCCAGCGTACTTCCACCATGTGGTCGGTGAAGTGCAGACCGAACCCCGGCGCGGCCAGGATGCGCTCGCGCTCCTCGCTGCTGCGCGGGTGGGCGGAACGGGTGGTGGTGAAGTTCACGGAAGACTGGGACACCGGATGATTCCTGTTCTGGTTACGGGGAGCACGTCAATTACAGCATGCCGGTTTCGAGCCGGGCCGCTTCGGACATCATGTGCTGGTTCCACGGCGGGTCGAACACCAGTTCGACATCGGCTTCGGCCACGGTGGGGATCATTTCCAGCTTGCTGCGCACGTCGTCGACCAGGATGTCGCCCATGCCGCAGCCGGGCGCGGTCAGGGTCATCTTGATGTCGACCTCGCGCTGGCCGTCGTCCAGGTGCTTGAGCTCGACTTCATAGACCAGGCCGAGGTCGACGATGTTGAACGGGATTTCCGGGTCGAAGCAGGTGCGCAGCTGCTGCCACACCAGCTTTTCGACCTCCTCGTCGGAGGCGTCGGCCGGCAGTTCCAGCGCCGGCGGCGGTTCCTTGCCGATCGCGTCGCCGTCCTTGCCGGCGATGCGGAACAGATTTCCTTCGACGAACACGGTGTAGCTGCCGCCCAGTGCCTGGGTGATGTACCCATAGCTGCCGGCCGGCAGGGTGACCGTTTCGCCCTGCGGGACCATGACGGCCTCGCAGTCGCGTTCGAAGTGGACGGGTTCGCTGCTACGGGAGTACATGTGGATCGATATGGGGTCGCGGCCAATTCCCGCAAGGTGGCTATTTTAGCCCAGCGGCCGCCCACGCGCCGGTCACCCCGCAAGCCGGTATCCTGTGGCGATCCAAAGGAAGAATGCATGTCGCCCACGTCCGCGCCCGCCAGGTCCGCCCATTGGCTCTGGCCCCCGCTGTTGCTGCTTGGAGTCGTCACGGCCACGTTGGCCTGGTTGGTCATTGCCCTGCTGAGCGGTCGCCAGGTCGGTTGGATGGCCGTACTGGCCGCGCTGGAGCTGGGTTTCATGCTGCGCCTGGGCCGGCTGCAGGCCGGCCCGCTGCGGGTCGGCCTGACCGTGGCATTCACCCTGATGGTCGCGCTGGCGGCCAACTGGGGCATCGCCTCGGCCTACCTGGGCGGCTCGCTGGGGCTGGATCCGTGGAATTCAGCGTTGCGCATGGGCCCGTTCATGGCCGCCACCCTGATCCAGCTCGCCAACGGGGTCGGCGAGTGGTTGTGGCTGGGGGTGGCGCTGGTGGTCGCATGGTGGGTGGCGAAATAGGCGG is a genomic window of Stenotrophomonas bentonitica containing:
- a CDS encoding S8 family peptidase, which codes for MSHDSQRLRQRALVVLGGSVLSTLLLAAPAFAGDVQLSGLASAPTHQRFIVKYKDGATDVATPTVLASSLKAAAAAVPAAQGRALGLQKLRTLAIGPTVVKADRPLDAAESELLMRRLAADPNVEYVEVDQLMRATLTPNDARLSEQWGFGTSNASINVRPAWDKATGTGVVVAVIDTGITNHADLNANILPGYDFISDAAMARDGGGRDSNPNDEGDWYAANECGAGYPASNSSWHGTHVAGTIAAVTNNSTGVAGTAYNAKIVPVRVLGKCGGYTSDIADAIVWASGGTVSGVPANANPAEVINMSLGGGGTCSATYQNAINGAVSRGTTVVVAAGNSNTNVSSAVPANCANVIAVAATTSAGARASFSNYGAGIDVSAPGAAILSTLNSGTTVPGSASYASYNGTSMAAPHVAGVVALVQSVAPTALSPAAVETLLKNTVRPLPGACSGGCGAGIVDADAAVTAALGGTNPNPGNGTLQNNVPVTGLGASSGASLAYTVAVPAGRSQLKVTIAGGTGDADLYVRSGSAPTDTVYTCRPYQSGNNETCTITAPAAGTWHVRVKAYTTFSGVTLTAQY
- a CDS encoding branched-chain amino acid aminotransferase — protein: MSQSSVNFTTTRSAHPRSSEERERILAAPGFGLHFTDHMVEVRWDKDTGWHDASVRAYGPLQLDPAAAVLHYGQEIFEGIKAYRHADGSIWTFRPDANGRRLQRSAQRLALPELPVEIFVESLKQLIAVDASWVPSADESSLYFRPFMIGDEAFLGVRGAQKAGYYVIASPAGPYFAKGVAPVAIWLSTEYARAAKGGTGAAKCGGNYAASLLPQQKAQAQGCSQVLFLDPVEGKYLEELGGMNVFLVYKDGTLVTPELSGSILEGITRESILQLARDRGMKVEERKVSIDEWKQGVASGEIAEVFACGTAAVVTPIGQLKGEGFSVGDLNAPAGEVTMSLRKELTDIQYGRLPDRHGWLVRLDG
- the sufT gene encoding putative Fe-S cluster assembly protein SufT codes for the protein MYSRSSEPVHFERDCEAVMVPQGETVTLPAGSYGYITQALGGSYTVFVEGNLFRIAGKDGDAIGKEPPPALELPADASDEEVEKLVWQQLRTCFDPEIPFNIVDLGLVYEVELKHLDDGQREVDIKMTLTAPGCGMGDILVDDVRSKLEMIPTVAEADVELVFDPPWNQHMMSEAARLETGML